One region of Sulfuricurvum sp. IAE1 genomic DNA includes:
- a CDS encoding FAD/NAD(P)-binding oxidoreductase — protein MKLSRRDLLKFAGISAAAAAVSGCTAAAGAAPGSAASGKMLGKHQVVIIGGGWGGLTVAKELKKIDPKFDVAIIEKNDSFMSCPFSNCNLGGIEGVNLNVLMHDYSKAVENFGYGMLQAEVTGIDRAAKVVHTAKGSVGYDILVLAPGIDYNYKSSFPAWDAAKVAKAKRLAPAALVPGGEHVALDRLVKNMEEGDFVITVPAGKYRCPPAPFERASMVANHMKNEGLTGKVIILNETAEIAKGAAFKEAWAEVNNGNVEHRANCKIVDVDFDKKEITYVQTTFKDKDDVEGTKATHTIKYGVFNLIPHNMSNPVIEMAGVATTPDSFKKVKMATSPEKPVSFQTATDANVFAVGDVVGHGIPPSGQSAIWSGKECAKEIAHKLHGKSYSVASALPYKSANVCYSMVNGSPEEAIMVNHEFVVQGPVIFGKGSVPKDEKTGKFRTTGLAKATRDWYKGAMRDLFG, from the coding sequence ATGAAACTTTCAAGACGTGACTTACTCAAGTTTGCAGGTATCAGCGCCGCTGCTGCCGCTGTTTCAGGTTGTACGGCCGCTGCAGGCGCGGCACCGGGATCGGCAGCATCAGGCAAAATGCTCGGTAAACACCAAGTCGTTATTATCGGTGGCGGATGGGGCGGTCTGACCGTTGCCAAAGAGCTCAAAAAAATCGATCCTAAATTTGATGTAGCGATCATCGAGAAAAACGACAGCTTCATGTCTTGTCCGTTTTCAAACTGCAACCTCGGCGGAATCGAAGGCGTCAATCTGAACGTTTTGATGCACGATTACTCCAAAGCGGTTGAAAACTTCGGATACGGAATGCTTCAGGCCGAAGTTACCGGTATCGACCGTGCGGCCAAAGTCGTCCATACCGCAAAAGGTTCGGTCGGTTACGATATCCTCGTTCTCGCACCGGGTATCGACTATAACTACAAAAGTTCGTTCCCGGCTTGGGATGCTGCAAAAGTTGCCAAAGCAAAACGCCTTGCCCCTGCGGCACTCGTACCCGGCGGTGAACACGTAGCGCTTGACCGTCTGGTTAAAAATATGGAAGAGGGCGATTTCGTCATCACCGTTCCTGCCGGAAAATACCGCTGCCCGCCTGCACCGTTCGAACGTGCAAGCATGGTGGCCAACCATATGAAAAACGAAGGATTGACCGGAAAAGTCATCATCCTCAATGAAACGGCTGAAATCGCGAAAGGCGCAGCGTTCAAAGAAGCTTGGGCGGAAGTGAACAACGGTAACGTCGAACACCGCGCAAACTGCAAAATCGTAGACGTCGATTTCGACAAAAAAGAGATCACATACGTTCAAACGACTTTCAAAGACAAAGACGATGTCGAAGGGACAAAAGCGACCCACACGATCAAATACGGCGTCTTCAACCTGATTCCGCACAACATGTCGAATCCGGTCATCGAGATGGCAGGCGTCGCAACGACTCCGGACTCGTTCAAAAAAGTCAAAATGGCGACTAGCCCTGAAAAACCGGTATCGTTCCAGACGGCTACCGATGCGAACGTATTTGCCGTCGGCGACGTTGTTGGACACGGTATCCCGCCAAGCGGCCAGTCGGCTATCTGGTCGGGCAAAGAGTGTGCTAAAGAGATCGCACACAAACTCCACGGCAAAAGCTACAGCGTTGCGTCGGCTCTTCCGTACAAAAGCGCGAACGTTTGTTACTCAATGGTCAACGGTAGCCCCGAAGAAGCGATCATGGTTAACCATGAATTCGTTGTCCAGGGACCGGTTATTTTCGGAAAAGGAAGCGTTCCTAAAGACGAGAAAACGGGCAAATTCCGTACAACTGGCCTTGCGAAAGCAACCCGCGACTGGTACAAAGGGGCGATGCGCGACCTTTTCGGTTGA
- a CDS encoding chorismate mutase yields MQAAECHSLEEVRQYIDRLDDQIVELIAARNAYVKQAAKFKHSIDEIKGEERMEAVMDRVRLKAMESGVSPNLLSKLYKIMIDEMVEAEISEFRNAKSL; encoded by the coding sequence ATGCAAGCCGCAGAGTGCCACAGTTTAGAAGAAGTACGCCAGTATATCGACCGTCTGGACGATCAGATCGTCGAGCTGATCGCCGCGCGCAACGCTTACGTCAAGCAGGCGGCCAAGTTTAAACATTCGATCGATGAGATTAAAGGCGAAGAGAGAATGGAGGCGGTTATGGACCGTGTTCGGCTCAAGGCGATGGAGTCGGGAGTTTCTCCGAACCTTCTGTCGAAACTCTATAAAATAATGATAGATGAAATGGTCGAAGCGGAAATTTCCGAATTCCGCAACGCGAAATCACTATAA
- a CDS encoding amidohydrolase family protein: MIISGAVICDINGERRADVRIEEGIITEIGEELEGTERIDAKGCYLFPGLVDTDVRLKDGQLNRTNLEKLSRRALRGGVTTAVLASDCSPRIDDEITLEFVQQHRHLAHGATIESTLSALNEEGNLSNIAIMLKKGSLAVHTVTIDDYNRISRIAQYLKMADKTLFYKATDKSLFESGVMSDGEIASQLGLPGISPLSEVVHVASMIEIARHFGIRIVFKSVTEPRTVEMIAQARTEGIDVSCEVSLHHLLKNDSACLGFDTDAKINPPLVSETKRLILLEALRNGTIASLSALHQPNSDVHKDITFYDAQFGTTAIEEYLPLCYTYLIRPGTISVARFAEIASRVPGSHVGIESGEIAVGAKGDVVVFDPEGTTSVLHHHSLYKNETLQGKVILAVCRGEVTRF, translated from the coding sequence ATGATCATTTCGGGTGCGGTTATTTGTGATATTAACGGGGAACGCAGAGCGGATGTGCGGATCGAAGAGGGAATTATCACCGAAATCGGCGAAGAGCTGGAGGGGACGGAGAGAATTGACGCAAAGGGGTGCTACCTGTTCCCCGGGCTGGTCGATACCGATGTTCGGCTTAAAGATGGCCAGCTCAACCGCACGAATCTCGAAAAACTTTCCCGACGTGCCCTTCGCGGCGGGGTTACGACGGCAGTATTGGCCAGCGACTGTTCTCCCCGCATCGACGACGAAATTACACTCGAATTCGTCCAGCAGCACCGTCATCTTGCTCACGGAGCCACGATCGAATCGACGCTCAGCGCCCTCAACGAGGAGGGCAATCTCAGCAATATAGCGATCATGCTCAAAAAAGGCTCCCTTGCCGTCCATACCGTCACGATCGACGATTACAACCGCATCAGCCGGATTGCCCAGTATCTGAAAATGGCCGATAAGACCCTGTTTTACAAAGCGACCGATAAAAGCCTGTTTGAAAGCGGTGTAATGAGCGACGGCGAAATCGCATCCCAGCTGGGTCTTCCGGGGATTTCTCCCCTTTCCGAAGTGGTGCACGTCGCATCGATGATCGAGATCGCGCGCCATTTTGGCATACGGATCGTCTTTAAAAGCGTCACGGAACCCCGAACGGTGGAAATGATCGCCCAGGCCCGGACTGAGGGGATCGACGTATCGTGCGAGGTATCTCTCCATCACCTGCTCAAAAACGATTCGGCATGCCTGGGGTTCGATACGGATGCCAAAATCAATCCGCCGCTGGTCAGTGAAACCAAACGTCTCATCCTGCTCGAAGCGCTCCGAAACGGTACGATCGCTTCGCTCAGTGCCCTTCATCAGCCCAATTCGGACGTTCATAAAGACATCACGTTTTACGATGCCCAGTTCGGAACGACTGCGATCGAAGAGTACCTTCCCCTGTGCTATACCTATCTGATCCGTCCGGGGACAATCTCAGTAGCCCGTTTCGCCGAGATCGCGTCGCGCGTTCCGGGAAGCCATGTCGGAATCGAAAGCGGAGAAATCGCGGTCGGCGCAAAAGGGGATGTGGTTGTATTCGATCCGGAAGGGACGACCTCCGTGCTTCACCACCACAGCCTCTATAAAAACGAAACGCTGCAGGGAAAAGTCATCTTGGCCGTCTGCCGCGGAGAAGTGACGCGCTTTTAA
- a CDS encoding c-type cytochrome: MAKLLLFFFPMIVFAAGDLYTQGKKLYFSKGCNGCHGISAAGSAQYPALAYRRKAFLSHKLKEYRAKKGSTQLSQMMIPFAMGLSDREIDALTTFLGEYREGKSTYSPDMSNRGDGGS; the protein is encoded by the coding sequence ATGGCGAAGTTATTGTTATTTTTCTTTCCGATGATCGTTTTTGCGGCGGGTGATCTCTACACACAGGGAAAAAAGCTCTATTTTTCGAAAGGGTGCAACGGCTGCCACGGTATTTCGGCGGCCGGTTCCGCCCAGTATCCCGCACTGGCGTATCGGCGCAAGGCGTTTCTGTCCCACAAGCTCAAAGAGTACCGCGCCAAAAAAGGCTCCACCCAGCTCTCGCAAATGATGATCCCCTTCGCCATGGGACTTAGCGACCGGGAAATCGATGCCCTCACCACCTTTTTGGGAGAATACCGCGAAGGCAAAAGCACCTATTCGCCCGATATGAGCAACCGGGGAGACGGAGGATCATGA
- the lpxB gene encoding lipid-A-disaccharide synthase, whose translation MKLLISALEHSANIHLRYLVRELGDEVELCGIFDSSLGESIVDLRSTSIMGFVDALKKLPFFFRLRDRMLELAATADKVLLIDSSGFNLPLAKAIRKRYPEKEIIYYILPQAWAWKKKRIPVLERTITKLCSILPFEPSYYSKEAPIEYVGHPLLDEIDIRKRDLSPSGKITFMPGSRPGEIKRLMPVFRELRPMLECNALLVIPPHFTQTQVVELYGDITGFEIVHEAHASLAESDFAFICSGTATLEAALIGTPFVLVYIAKALDYAIARRLVKLDYVGLGNILFSHAFGRPLHPELLQNEVYAQNLYNAYRQTDTAAFFSDAERLRGLLGHGSAKRVSEIIKDLK comes from the coding sequence ATGAAACTTCTCATCAGCGCACTGGAGCACTCCGCAAACATCCATTTACGCTATCTCGTCAGAGAACTCGGTGACGAAGTCGAATTGTGCGGTATTTTCGATTCGTCGCTGGGGGAGAGCATCGTCGATCTGCGTTCGACTTCCATCATGGGGTTCGTCGACGCGCTTAAAAAACTCCCGTTTTTTTTCCGCCTCAGAGACCGGATGCTCGAACTTGCCGCTACAGCCGACAAAGTACTACTGATCGATTCCTCGGGATTCAATCTCCCCCTGGCCAAAGCGATCCGAAAACGCTATCCCGAAAAAGAGATTATCTACTACATCCTCCCCCAGGCATGGGCGTGGAAGAAAAAACGGATCCCGGTGCTGGAGCGGACGATAACAAAGCTCTGCTCGATTCTCCCCTTCGAACCCTCGTATTATTCGAAAGAAGCGCCCATCGAATACGTCGGCCATCCGCTGCTGGATGAAATCGACATCCGCAAGCGTGATCTATCCCCCAGCGGAAAAATCACCTTCATGCCCGGAAGCCGTCCGGGCGAGATCAAACGGCTGATGCCCGTTTTCCGTGAGCTTCGGCCGATGCTCGAATGCAACGCGCTGCTGGTCATCCCCCCCCATTTTACCCAAACGCAGGTAGTGGAACTCTACGGCGACATAACGGGGTTCGAGATCGTCCACGAGGCGCATGCGAGCCTCGCCGAATCCGACTTCGCTTTTATCTGCAGCGGTACCGCGACTCTCGAAGCCGCGCTGATCGGAACGCCGTTCGTTTTGGTTTACATCGCCAAAGCGCTCGACTACGCGATTGCCAGACGCCTCGTCAAACTCGATTACGTCGGGCTTGGGAATATCCTTTTTTCACACGCCTTCGGCCGCCCTTTGCATCCCGAACTGCTGCAAAACGAAGTGTATGCCCAAAATCTGTATAATGCCTATCGTCAAACGGATACGGCCGCTTTTTTCAGCGATGCCGAACGTCTGCGCGGCCTTCTGGGACACGGAAGCGCCAAGCGCGTCAGCGAAATTATCAAGGATTTGAAATGA
- a CDS encoding thioredoxin family protein produces the protein MKKIILALSLVASCAFAELKWAPSYDAALAQAKKEKKNVMVMLSRENCPACEYMNDVVFEEKAISTEIHKYYVPVHIDIHNDFVPEGLSYIGTPTFHFLNAAGKKIGRHDGAANIPTFMGILNKYKK, from the coding sequence ATGAAAAAAATCATCCTCGCTTTGTCGCTTGTCGCCTCGTGCGCATTTGCCGAACTCAAATGGGCGCCGTCGTACGATGCGGCGCTCGCACAGGCCAAAAAAGAGAAGAAAAACGTGATGGTGATGCTCTCACGGGAAAATTGCCCGGCGTGCGAATACATGAACGATGTCGTGTTCGAGGAGAAGGCGATCAGTACGGAGATACACAAATATTATGTCCCCGTCCACATCGACATCCATAACGATTTCGTCCCCGAAGGGCTTTCGTATATCGGTACCCCGACGTTCCATTTTCTGAACGCTGCGGGGAAAAAAATCGGGCGCCACGACGGTGCCGCGAATATCCCCACCTTTATGGGGATTCTGAACAAGTATAAAAAATAA
- the dsbD gene encoding protein-disulfide reductase DsbD, with amino-acid sequence MRFLWLFLLPFALYGVGFLQPEEAFKPKISMADDQTAAIEIELGDQIYLYADKVKVEDADPKDGIGFKSVTMADPVDHEGEKVFENSPAIRIALARDGDAEGVKELKVKLAYQGCSAAGLCYEPQEVVLSVKVDADKLLSADGSSILKAPAVTSGEIDLAPAPKPAAQEKSETDRIAQVIEGGSLWFILLSFFGFGLLLALTPCVFPMVPIISSVIVAQGEGLGTKRAFWLSVVYVLAMAVAYTIAGVLAGLFGANLQAAFQTPWIITLFALIFVILAMSMFDLFELQIPNAIQSRITQISGRRSGIVGVAVMGFLSALIVGPCVAAPLAGALIYIGQTGDALLGGVALFALSIGMGIPLIAVGTSAGKFMPKPGPWMDTVKSIFGVMLIGVSIWMISRILDENISMMLWGALAVFVAVNIGALEPIRGRCIRCHRANKKALGIILFLYGMSLLLGGMSGAKDPLHPLDPFLPAKGAVNVEASSHKTFEKITSIEELEAILAENKGKPVLVDFYADWCTACKELEEKTFSDEAVKTAMDRFVLVKVDLTANDEAAKAISAKYGIFGPPAILFFDQNGTRMKSADIVGFKEPGEFLDHLGKL; translated from the coding sequence ATGCGTTTCCTATGGTTGTTCCTTCTTCCTTTTGCCCTGTACGGGGTAGGGTTTTTACAGCCCGAAGAGGCATTTAAACCCAAAATCTCAATGGCCGACGATCAGACCGCGGCGATTGAGATCGAGTTGGGTGACCAGATCTATCTGTATGCCGACAAAGTGAAGGTCGAAGATGCCGATCCCAAAGACGGCATCGGTTTTAAATCGGTCACGATGGCCGATCCGGTCGACCATGAAGGGGAGAAAGTTTTCGAAAACTCTCCCGCGATCCGGATCGCACTGGCTCGCGACGGCGATGCCGAAGGGGTAAAAGAGCTTAAAGTCAAACTTGCCTATCAGGGATGTTCGGCCGCGGGGCTGTGTTACGAACCCCAGGAAGTTGTTCTCAGCGTCAAAGTCGATGCGGACAAGCTTCTTTCCGCAGACGGTTCCTCAATCCTCAAAGCCCCTGCGGTCACCTCCGGCGAGATTGACCTGGCTCCGGCGCCCAAACCCGCTGCCCAGGAAAAATCCGAAACCGATCGGATCGCACAGGTGATCGAGGGGGGTAGCCTCTGGTTCATCCTTCTGAGCTTTTTCGGATTCGGTCTTCTGCTCGCGCTGACGCCGTGCGTCTTCCCGATGGTGCCCATCATCTCTTCGGTGATCGTCGCACAGGGGGAAGGTCTTGGGACCAAGCGGGCGTTTTGGCTCTCCGTCGTCTACGTATTGGCGATGGCGGTGGCGTATACGATTGCCGGGGTGCTGGCCGGGTTGTTCGGCGCGAATCTCCAGGCGGCTTTCCAGACGCCGTGGATCATCACCCTTTTTGCCCTGATTTTCGTCATTCTGGCGATGTCGATGTTCGATCTTTTCGAACTCCAGATCCCCAACGCGATCCAGTCGCGCATTACGCAGATCAGCGGCCGCCGCAGCGGTATTGTCGGCGTTGCCGTCATGGGGTTCCTCTCGGCTCTGATCGTCGGTCCCTGCGTCGCCGCTCCGCTTGCCGGAGCGCTTATCTACATCGGACAGACCGGGGACGCGCTGCTCGGCGGGGTCGCTTTGTTCGCACTTAGCATCGGAATGGGGATTCCTCTGATCGCGGTAGGAACCAGTGCGGGTAAATTCATGCCCAAACCGGGACCGTGGATGGATACGGTCAAATCGATTTTCGGGGTCATGCTCATCGGCGTCTCTATCTGGATGATCAGCCGTATCCTTGATGAAAACATTTCGATGATGCTGTGGGGAGCCCTGGCGGTATTCGTAGCGGTCAATATCGGAGCCCTCGAGCCGATCCGCGGACGTTGCATCCGTTGCCACCGTGCGAACAAAAAAGCGCTGGGAATAATCCTGTTCCTCTACGGAATGTCGCTGCTCCTGGGCGGCATGAGCGGAGCCAAAGACCCGCTCCATCCTCTCGATCCGTTCCTCCCCGCAAAAGGGGCCGTAAACGTCGAAGCTTCATCGCATAAAACGTTTGAAAAAATCACTTCGATCGAAGAACTCGAAGCGATTCTGGCCGAAAACAAAGGGAAACCGGTACTGGTCGATTTTTATGCCGACTGGTGTACCGCGTGCAAGGAACTGGAGGAAAAAACCTTCAGTGACGAAGCGGTCAAAACCGCGATGGACCGGTTCGTACTGGTCAAAGTCGATCTTACTGCCAACGATGAGGCGGCCAAAGCGATCAGTGCGAAATACGGCATTTTCGGCCCCCCGGCCATTTTGTTCTTCGATCAGAACGGTACGCGGATGAAAAGTGCCGATATCGTCGGGTTTAAAGAACCCGGAGAATTTTTAGATCATTTAGGGAAACTCTGA
- a CDS encoding thioredoxin domain-containing protein, with the protein MNMSNRLAHEDSPYLQQHKDNPFDWYPWCDEAFERARSENKPIFISIGYSSCHWCHVMEREVFENDAIAEFVNRHFICIKVDREERPDIDKHYQELHMLLNRRSGGWPLSVFCTPQNKPFYAATYIPPHNRDRMMGFSELSEIIAAKVAENDEKLFSNADEIASFMRPDTTPVQATTLTEKIAELYVKQTRHNFDETNGGFSAAPKFPHVSTLRTLMRLERLTPDPHIRHMVQHSLEQMALGGMYDLVDGGFCRYSTDASWLVPHFEKMTYDNALLCSLYSEAAEVYDEPRFANVAREIADFMMNFMSEQDLFYSASDADSDGEEGKYFVYSYDEIFSALEACGVVDPDRAAREIGALPEGNFEGNCIVRLGFADRPEWFDKVRDRLALLRKGRNYPFVDRKVITAWNAMMINALFVLGKKDERYLLQAKRSLAMLLSSMCEGDILKHSALIGKRAKIDGFLEDYAYLCAALLEGYRTTLHEPYLIDAQRYANKALELFYREGKWYFSRGAFTTEAELDDGTYPSSMAVMVEALMDLGTLIDPKYRHFAFKSLEFASLKLMKTPIYFPALTLQAVRWLHPERLIKAPSQKLAAIEQSPAYPFVLYRNDETLEAYLVCGENACYATTDDAASLDGIIRSTL; encoded by the coding sequence ATGAATATGTCCAACCGTCTGGCCCACGAAGACTCCCCCTATCTGCAGCAACACAAAGACAACCCGTTTGACTGGTATCCGTGGTGCGACGAAGCGTTTGAACGCGCGCGCAGCGAAAACAAGCCGATTTTCATCAGTATCGGTTACAGCAGCTGCCACTGGTGTCACGTCATGGAGCGCGAAGTATTCGAAAACGACGCGATAGCCGAATTTGTCAACCGCCACTTCATCTGCATCAAGGTCGACCGTGAAGAGCGCCCCGACATCGACAAACACTACCAGGAGCTGCATATGCTCCTCAACCGCCGCAGCGGCGGATGGCCGCTTTCGGTTTTCTGCACCCCTCAGAACAAACCGTTCTACGCCGCGACCTATATCCCCCCGCACAATCGGGACCGGATGATGGGGTTTAGCGAGCTTTCCGAAATCATCGCGGCCAAAGTGGCCGAAAACGACGAAAAACTGTTTTCGAACGCCGACGAAATCGCTTCGTTCATGCGTCCGGACACGACGCCCGTCCAAGCCACGACCCTCACCGAAAAAATCGCCGAACTTTACGTCAAACAGACCCGTCACAATTTCGACGAGACCAACGGCGGATTTTCCGCCGCACCGAAATTCCCCCATGTTTCAACCCTGCGAACGCTGATGCGTCTTGAACGCCTCACCCCCGATCCCCACATCAGGCATATGGTACAACATTCACTCGAACAAATGGCGCTGGGAGGAATGTACGACCTTGTCGACGGCGGATTCTGCCGCTACAGTACCGACGCGTCGTGGCTCGTCCCCCATTTCGAAAAAATGACCTACGACAACGCTTTGTTGTGCAGCCTCTACAGCGAAGCCGCAGAGGTTTACGACGAACCCCGTTTTGCGAACGTCGCCCGCGAAATCGCCGATTTCATGATGAACTTCATGTCCGAACAAGATCTTTTCTACAGCGCCAGCGATGCCGACAGCGACGGAGAAGAGGGAAAATACTTCGTTTATTCCTACGACGAGATCTTCTCCGCGCTTGAAGCGTGCGGCGTTGTCGATCCAGACCGGGCCGCACGGGAGATCGGCGCGCTCCCCGAGGGAAATTTCGAGGGGAACTGCATCGTCCGCCTGGGTTTCGCCGATCGTCCCGAATGGTTTGACAAGGTGCGCGATCGCCTCGCTCTTTTGCGGAAGGGACGAAACTATCCGTTTGTCGACCGCAAAGTGATCACGGCATGGAACGCGATGATGATCAATGCCCTCTTCGTCCTCGGAAAAAAAGACGAGCGTTACCTCTTGCAGGCGAAACGAAGCCTCGCCATGCTTCTCTCATCCATGTGCGAAGGGGATATCCTCAAACACTCCGCACTTATCGGGAAAAGGGCCAAAATCGACGGTTTCCTCGAAGACTACGCCTACCTTTGCGCCGCGTTGCTCGAAGGGTACCGCACAACCTTACACGAACCCTACCTCATCGATGCCCAACGCTATGCCAACAAAGCACTGGAACTTTTTTACCGGGAAGGTAAATGGTATTTCAGCCGCGGCGCGTTCACGACCGAAGCGGAACTCGACGACGGTACCTATCCGAGTTCCATGGCGGTGATGGTCGAGGCACTGATGGACCTGGGGACGCTGATCGATCCGAAATACCGTCATTTCGCGTTCAAAAGCCTCGAATTCGCCTCCCTCAAACTGATGAAAACGCCGATCTATTTTCCGGCGCTTACCCTTCAGGCCGTACGCTGGCTCCATCCTGAGCGGCTGATCAAAGCCCCTTCGCAAAAACTCGCCGCCATCGAACAATCTCCGGCATATCCGTTCGTACTGTACCGAAACGATGAAACGCTCGAAGCCTATCTCGTATGCGGGGAAAACGCGTGCTATGCGACGACCGACGATGCCGCTTCCCTTGACGGGATCATCCGCTCGACGTTATAA
- the ppk2 gene encoding polyphosphate kinase 2: protein MGAKHSMATAEIAAADKIEDIVHEDRRKSLNPKPVKEKRRKGDKEERLPVWVKKSVLEYEQELKKLQIELLKLQNHVKEKGLKLLVIFEGRDAAGKGGTIKRITEHLNPRGARIVALEKPSDVEKTQWYFQRYVAHLPSAGEMVFFDRSWYNRAGVEPVMGFCSKAEHKEFLDHVAEFERMLVNSGIILFKFYFSVSKEEQARRFKERKTDPLKQFKLSPVDAASQELWDKYTEAKYQMLRASHTGIAPWVIVRSDNKKKARLNCIRHILSSIEYPTKNPPDLSVSKKIVVWGAEEINRLETVLSKKEK from the coding sequence ATGGGAGCAAAACACTCTATGGCCACCGCAGAGATTGCCGCTGCCGATAAAATCGAGGACATCGTCCACGAAGACCGCCGCAAATCGCTAAATCCGAAGCCGGTCAAAGAAAAACGGCGCAAAGGGGACAAAGAGGAAAGGCTTCCCGTCTGGGTTAAAAAATCGGTCCTCGAATACGAACAGGAACTCAAAAAGCTTCAGATCGAGCTTCTCAAACTCCAAAACCATGTCAAGGAAAAAGGTCTCAAACTCCTCGTCATCTTCGAAGGTCGCGACGCAGCCGGAAAAGGGGGAACGATCAAACGGATCACCGAGCATCTCAATCCCCGCGGAGCACGGATCGTAGCCCTTGAGAAACCTTCAGACGTCGAAAAAACCCAATGGTATTTTCAGCGTTACGTCGCGCATCTCCCCAGTGCGGGAGAGATGGTATTTTTCGACCGCAGCTGGTACAACCGCGCAGGGGTCGAACCGGTCATGGGGTTTTGCAGCAAAGCCGAGCACAAAGAGTTTCTCGATCACGTCGCCGAATTCGAGCGGATGCTCGTCAACTCGGGGATCATCCTCTTCAAATTCTATTTCTCGGTTTCGAAAGAAGAGCAGGCCCGCCGGTTTAAAGAACGAAAAACCGATCCGCTCAAGCAGTTCAAACTTTCCCCCGTTGATGCCGCTTCGCAGGAGTTGTGGGACAAATACACCGAGGCCAAATACCAGATGCTCAGAGCCTCCCACACCGGGATCGCCCCCTGGGTGATCGTCCGTTCGGACAACAAGAAAAAAGCGCGGTTGAACTGTATCAGACATATTCTCTCAAGCATCGAATACCCTACCAAAAATCCGCCCGATCTTAGCGTATCGAAAAAAATCGTCGTGTGGGGAGCCGAAGAGATCAACCGGCTCGAAACCGTACTCTCGAAAAAAGAAAAGTAA